Genomic segment of Candidatus Eisenbacteria bacterium:
CTGGCGACGAAGATTCCCGCCTCCTTCCCGAGGAGCGCGGCGACCTGCCGCTCCAGATCCTGCGCCGTCGGATCGTCGCCAAAGACATCGTCGCCGACGACCGCCTCCGCGATCGCGCGCCGCATCTCCGCCGTCGGCCTGGTGACCGTGTCGCTTCTGAGATCGACGATCTCCGCCGCGCTCATGCCGTCTCCTCGGGGTCGTCATAGAGGGCGCGCAGGGCTTCCCGCAACCTGCGCGAGAACTCGCCGCGCGCGCCCGCTCCGACTTTCCTCCCGTTGTATCTCGTGACGCTCAGGACTTCCCACGAGGTGCTCGTCAGCATGATCTCCTGTGCCTGCTCCAGGGCCTCCGGTCCCGCCTCCACCTCCGCCGCCGGCATGCCCAGAGCGTGGGCCGCGCGAAGGACCTTGTCCCGAGTGACTCCCCTCAGGATCCCGACGGAGCAGGGAGGGGTGCAGAGTGTCCCCGCCGGCGAGACCCAGAGGAGATTGCTGTGCGCCCCCTCGGCCAGCAGGCCGGCGGGATTCAGCAGGATGCCCTCCGCGGCCCCGGCCCGGACCGCCTCGCGGCGGGCGAGCAGGTTGTTCAGGAGATTGCTCGACTTGATCTCGGGACTGAGCGCGGCGATCGGCATCCTCCGGGTCGAGACGAGGATCGCCGCGACCCCCTCCCGATACTCCTCCTCGGTCAGCTCTATGAAAGGCTCGATCGTCACGACCCAGGTCGGCGTGAAGCCATCGAGCTGATCCCTGCCTCCCGTGCCGCGGCTCACGATGATGCGCATGCGGGCGGTCGCGAGAT
This window contains:
- a CDS encoding branched-chain amino acid aminotransferase yields the protein MIYFVQGRFVLQEEATVSVLDRGFLYGDSIYETLRSRNGKVLFWKDHHERLHRSARLLDLEIGREEPDPLAILRELMKRNNLATARMRIIVSRGTGGRDQLDGFTPTWVVTIEPFIELTEEEYREGVAAILVSTRRMPIAALSPEIKSSNLLNNLLARREAVRAGAAEGILLNPAGLLAEGAHSNLLWVSPAGTLCTPPCSVGILRGVTRDKVLRAAHALGMPAAEVEAGPEALEQAQEIMLTSTSWEVLSVTRYNGRKVGAGARGEFSRRLREALRALYDDPEETA